The Citrus sinensis cultivar Valencia sweet orange chromosome 4, DVS_A1.0, whole genome shotgun sequence DNA segment TTTCTTTACCGCCAATTGATCCTCCAAAAAATCTTCACAGAGAACAAAGGTATAAAACAAACCTGTagataagttattttttattttgggtaCATTTGCTTTTAAATATCCAATTTTTGTATGAAATCGAGATACTTGTGTTATTCATGAATGGCAGAAACTTGAACTTGAAAGATAATGGAGATCAACGTGAGGCTTCTGTCCTACGTGATGAAGTATGATATTTGCACTTCAAGTTTTGTAtgcattaattaaatgttCAAGTATTAGGCATTTGTATTTCAAacttatgaaaatattttttcttttttcctatttCACTATTATTGTTAACTTGCCGTTTAATTCTTGCAGCTTGATATGCTACAAGAAGAGAATGAGAATATCCTTAACAAGGTGCCATATTTTCTTCTccatttaatgatttttataaatgtatgTATTGTCACTTATATGAGTAAAACAATTCCATTATTTTCCGCGCAGCTCAGACTTGAGGAAGAGAGATGTGAGGAAGCAGAGGCCAGAGTCAGGGAGCTTGAGAAACAGGtaaatgattttttcaaaCATGTTGTGAGTTGCCTGTGTGTGTATTAGTGTGCTGCTAGCTTTTTTCTTATGGTCATTTCTAACAGAATATTAACTGTTGCAAACCTCATGTGCAACTTTGCcaatttttgatattttaggtTGCTGCTCTTGGCGAAGGTGTATCCTTGGAAGCTAAACTGTTAAGCAGGTAAGTTGTGCATGCCAACCACCTTAATATGTGCTCCTTCTTAactatgtaattttttttttataacatctATTTTTACCCATATGCAGAAAGGAAGCTGCATTGCGTCAGAGAGAGGTAATGAATCAAACTCTACGTTCTGTTATGTAAATGACTAGGACGAGGCTTAAATTAAACTGAATTCCTACCATGCCTGTATTAGAAAAGCTTAGGTCTATTCTGAGATCATAAGCAAGTGGATTTTCAAGTGTGGATTTACGATTTGGAGTTTTGAACAATTAGGGGAAGGTgtgcttttcttattttgtattCCTTTTAtggaaaaattcaaaacaaagcatttttctctttcataGGCTGCACTGAAGGatgcaaaacaaaataagGATGAGGTAGATAAGGAAATTGTTTCTCTTCGATCTGAACTAGAGGTGAGTATGTCCTCATATGGTCCCATGTCATATTGtcttttgtataaatttagaaaatagttatattttttagtcCTGCTGCACAGTCTGTTTTATGCTTTAATGTCTTGCTTGATTCAGAACACAAAAGATGACACTGCTGCTGTTTTACAACAACTTCGTGCAGCTGATTCTGAAGTAAAAGCACTTCGCTCAATGACGCAAAGAATGATATTGACTCAGAAAGAGATGGTTTGTACTTAGTTGCAGTATCTAGTCTGTGgatatttaaatcaaatatttactatatccttttattttcaggAAGAAGTTGTTCTTAAGAGGTGTTGGCTCGCTCGTTACTGGGGCTTGGCTGCAAAATATGGTATCTACTGGCAACATCATATTCCTAATTCATCACAGAAAATGATATTCTTCTAGTTGCAAATGCTTGTTGGATTAACTTATTATTCATGAATTATGAGACAATAACCAAATGTTTGATACAACCAGTCCAGTCTTTACCTTTCTctgtatattattttcaacatgAGCAATTAATATTCTATTAGAGCTCTGAGAGTTATCTTTTCCAGAACTAATTTGACTTTGACCTTAACCAATTACTGATTCCCTTACTGGTAATAAGCACTATATCAGTTCATTGTAAATTTATGCATACCcttcatttttattgtaaCGCAGATGATATTCAGTTCATCTATCATTTCTAACTTGCAGTTTCGTGTAAATATCTTTTATCTCTTTAGGGATCTGTGTGGATGTAGCCGTTTCAAAGTATGAATACTGGTCATCGTTAGCACCACTTCCTTTTGAGGTTGTCATCTCTGCTGGTCAAAAGGCTAAGGAAGAGTGTTGGGAGAAAGGCTAGTAACTTGCATATTGGTTTTTGCAATTAATATTGGGTTGTCTTGTTTTCTAAAACATCAGAGGTTCATCTTTATTCGATCGACAATAGtgacattttaattattttatcagcTACATAAATCATTCTGTGTGATTGTTTACTTGGAACTGAGCAGGTGATGACGACAATGAAAAGAGAAGCAAACTTCTTGTAGATATTAATGATCTCACTGGTGAAGGAAATATCGAGAGCATGCTTTCAGTTGAAATGGGTTTGAAGGAACTTGCTGCCTCGAAGGTTTCTGTCCTAttctacttttaattttatatttatgtttcctttatataattcaatatttGAACATTAAGTTATGTTCTTCTTCTCCacctctttctatttttttagccATTCTGTTTACAACTTTTAAAGTGTTGCTGTGTATGTGATACTTTTGTGATTGCTGCTACATATAAGGTTGAAGATGCTATTGTGCTTGCACTAGCCCAACAGCGGCGTGCAAATTCTCTTAGAGTATCGATCTCAGGTGTGCCTTAAATAACTGAGGGACATGCCAAATTTCTGTGAATATTAGTCTCTCTCCTTTGTGTTCATCTTAATGCTTACTTTTCATTCATTCCCATTGCTTTCAGATATCAAATCTCCTGGCGATCCAAAGTTTATGGAGGCATTTGGTGAGTTGTAGCTTTAATAGCACATGTAATGTCCACTCTGATGAGGAGTTTAATCAATTCATTTAAGATTTCCCAGTCTGTGGTCAAAGATTGCAGTATGACTTTTGATGGTCAGTGgttaaaagaattatatgATTAGAGCGACTTGTGTGCTTGAGTGCATAATTGGAATGTGTTTGATGTTAGACATATGAGCACAAATACATTTTTAAGGGTCATAATCTATCATCAAGTTTGAGAATTTCTCAGGTATTTCAGGTACATGCTATTTGCAGTTGTTTATCTAAATGTGAACTTGGAGATTGTCTTCACAGAACTGAGTGCTAATCAGTACATATTTTCATCTTCAAATCTTAAGTGTTTTGAATTGTCATTGGTCCATAAGAATGAGATCAACCCTTGTATTCTTGCAGAACTTAGCCCAGAGGAGTCGGAGGATGTTCTATTCAAGGAGGTTGGCATTTATTTCTTGTGCTTCTGTTTTCACATAATCCATGTCAATTATGGATTATGTGAAAGCTTATGTTTTCCCAGGCATTCTTGTTAAAGCTTATGAAGGATTACTGTTGGAAGGATTAAttggcttttttttaattcgattgtgttaatttttttgctttcaTATTGGGAAAAGGATCAAGATCTCAACTAATGATGGGATTTCCTTTCGATACACTCAAATTAACCTCTAGGTTTGTGGGAGAATCAAATAGTATCTACCACCTTATAAAAGATACTATATTCCTTTTTCTGTTCCCCACCCCCCCACCAACCCCCAAAAGAATGTTTAATTTTGGCTTTGTTCTCCCACCATCACAGAAGGAAGGGAAAAGATTGTCCTGCCTTTTACCAGAGCTGTATAAGAAATTCATATTTTCCCAAATATTGTAGTCCCTCAGCGATCTAGCCACAGATGGATGTTTCCTGGTTAAAATAGTCACCATATAAACATTTTCACAAGTGTTTCATATGATAATTTGATGCAATGACACATATACACATATCATGCTGAATTTGACTGTATTAACAATATAATCGATCTTGTGTAGGCATGGCTTACATACTTCTGGAGAAGAGCCAAAGCTCATGGTATTGAGGAGCACATTGCCAAAGAGAGGCTTGAGTTTTGGATCAGTCGCAGTGGACACTCACCTAGTTCGCATGATGCTGTTGATGGTAATTTCAGCTTTATTcatggatttatttattttcataggCATATTACCCCAGTTCTTGGAGGAAAGGGAAAGGAATGATATTTTATGCCATCTAACTTTATTTTACTATAGATAAATTTTCAGACCTTACTCTCACGTGTCCCTCTTTCTCTCACTATTCTATGGAGTTTTGCTTATTCCAACTTAGAATCAAGCACTGTCAATCCCGTGAATTATTTCCCATCAgctataaattcatttattttgaggCAGCCGTATGTTTCTTATGAATTCCCACTTATTTTTGgggtttttattttcacatttctttGTTTAGTTGAGCAAGGTTTGATGGAGCTAAGGAAATTGGGGATTGAACATCGACTGTGGGAAGCATCTCGAAGAATTTGAGCAagaaattttctaaataacCTAAGAGTGCTGCTTGAGTTTGACTAGTGTAGCCACATAGA contains these protein-coding regions:
- the LOC102627769 gene encoding coiled-coil domain-containing protein SCD2 isoform X2, which encodes MDPNRTESPVYARQWGSESGGTSSPAMSPARHHHARSSSSSGLSSIKRNQNVAAKAAAQRLAQVMASQTADDDEDDDDDLGFRYSAPPPLALSRSRNVNGASIAGNAGATSTKPAVTSSRINRSPSPALGRNVVDEPTSVRSTSAGRPSMSHCAAAAPPVPQNKPLPLRTAVSLPPIDPPKNLHREQRNLNLKDNGDQREASVLRDELDMLQEENENILNKLRLEEERCEEAEARVRELEKQVAALGEGVSLEAKLLSRKEAALRQREAALKDAKQNKDEVDKEIVSLRSELENTKDDTAAVLQQLRAADSEVKALRSMTQRMILTQKEMEEVVLKRCWLARYWGLAAKYDVAVSKYEYWSSLAPLPFEVVISAGQKAKEECWEKGDDDNEKRSKLLVDINDLTGEGNIESMLSVEMGLKELAASKVEDAIVLALAQQRRANSLRVSISDIKSPGDPKFMEAFELSPEESEDVLFKEAWLTYFWRRAKAHGIEEHIAKERLEFWISRSGHSPSSHDAVDVEQGLMELRKLGIEHRLWEASRRI
- the LOC102627769 gene encoding coiled-coil domain-containing protein SCD2 isoform X4, translating into MLELRVLNRPLLLRGSIDLLPPRNVVDEPTSVRSTSAGRPSMSHCAAAAPPVPQNKPLPLRTAVSLPPIDPPKNLHREQRNLNLKDNGDQREASVLRDELDMLQEENENILNKLRLEEERCEEAEARVRELEKQVAALGEGVSLEAKLLSRKEAALRQREAALKDAKQNKDEVDKEIVSLRSELENTKDDTAAVLQQLRAADSEVKALRSMTQRMILTQKEMEEVVLKRCWLARYWGLAAKYGICVDVAVSKYEYWSSLAPLPFEVVISAGQKAKEECWEKGDDDNEKRSKLLVDINDLTGEGNIESMLSVEMGLKELAASKVEDAIVLALAQQRRANSLRVSISDIKSPGDPKFMEAFELSPEESEDVLFKEAWLTYFWRRAKAHGIEEHIAKERLEFWISRSGHSPSSHDAVDVEQGLMELRKLGIEHRLWEASRRI
- the LOC102627769 gene encoding coiled-coil domain-containing protein SCD2 isoform X3 — encoded protein: MDPNRTESPVYARQWGSESGGTSSPAMSPARHHHARSSSSSGLSSIKRNQNVAAKAAAQRLAQVMASQTADDDEDDDDDLGFRYSAPPPLALSRSRNVNGASIAGNAGATSTKPAVTSSRINRSPSPALGRNVVDEPTSVRSTSAGRPSMSHCAAAAPPVPQNKPLPLRTAVSLPPIDPPKNLHREQSLICYKKRMRISLTRLEEERCEEAEARVRELEKQVAALGEGVSLEAKLLSRKEAALRQREAALKDAKQNKDEVDKEIVSLRSELENTKDDTAAVLQQLRAADSEVKALRSMTQRMILTQKEMEEVVLKRCWLARYWGLAAKYGICVDVAVSKYEYWSSLAPLPFEVVISAGQKAKEECWEKGDDDNEKRSKLLVDINDLTGEGNIESMLSVEMGLKELAASKVEDAIVLALAQQRRANSLRVSISDIKSPGDPKFMEAFELSPEESEDVLFKEAWLTYFWRRAKAHGIEEHIAKERLEFWISRSGHSPSSHDAVDVEQGLMELRKLGIEHRLWEASRRI
- the LOC102627769 gene encoding coiled-coil domain-containing protein SCD2 isoform X1 produces the protein MDPNRTESPVYARQWGSESGGTSSPAMSPARHHHARSSSSSGLSSIKRNQNVAAKAAAQRLAQVMASQTADDDEDDDDDLGFRYSAPPPLALSRSRNVNGASIAGNAGATSTKPAVTSSRINRSPSPALGRNVVDEPTSVRSTSAGRPSMSHCAAAAPPVPQNKPLPLRTAVSLPPIDPPKNLHREQRNLNLKDNGDQREASVLRDELDMLQEENENILNKLRLEEERCEEAEARVRELEKQVAALGEGVSLEAKLLSRKEAALRQREAALKDAKQNKDEVDKEIVSLRSELENTKDDTAAVLQQLRAADSEVKALRSMTQRMILTQKEMEEVVLKRCWLARYWGLAAKYGICVDVAVSKYEYWSSLAPLPFEVVISAGQKAKEECWEKGDDDNEKRSKLLVDINDLTGEGNIESMLSVEMGLKELAASKVEDAIVLALAQQRRANSLRVSISDIKSPGDPKFMEAFELSPEESEDVLFKEAWLTYFWRRAKAHGIEEHIAKERLEFWISRSGHSPSSHDAVDVEQGLMELRKLGIEHRLWEASRRI